GGTGAACACTGTATCGTTTCACGTTCTGCTATTTTCTATTGATAATAGAAAATATTCTTATATAAAATATAATTAATAGAAAATATTCTTATATGTTAATGATTTCTCCATCTCAATCGAAAAAATTCTCTTCCTCTATTCTCCTTAAAAGCATTAAGGTATTCTAATTAATAGAAAATATTCTTACTAAATCCAACAATAATAGAAAATATTCTTATATTAGCTACAGTATTTAAATTATAATGGAAAAAAATCCCGCACACCTGCAGGAAATTCTGTTCGGAAGCTCTGATAAAAAGGAATCCAGGCAAATTTCCCTTTATGTCAAAAACGGTACCGCCAAAAAGATCGCGCCAAGGTTATATACCACCAATATGGCGGACTCCCCCGGAAGTATCATCAAGCGCAATTGGTTTCGCATACTGGCTGAACAATACCCGGGGGCCATATTAAGTCATCGCAGTGCGCTTGAAAGCCGCCCGACGCCAGACGGGCATATTTTCCTCACCTATACCTATACTAAAAATATACCACTACCCGGTCTAACCATACATTTTCAAAAGGGCGTCGGACGAATTGAAGGTGACCCGGGTTTTTTTGGCGAACTATATATGTCCCAGGAAGCTCGTGCCTATCTCGAAAACCTTCAAACTTCAAGAGGCGCTGAACCCCCAAAAACGCTTACAAGGGAGCAAATCGAACAAAGACTTGAAACCCTGATCCGCAGCCGGGGCGAAGAGGGCCTGAACGAGCTTCGTGACCGGGCCCGTTCAATAGCCGATGAACTGGACATGCAAAAGGAGTTCATAAAACTCAATACACTAATCAGTGCATTGCTGGCAACAAAGCCAAGCAAATTACTTTCCTCTACGGTCGCCAAAGCAAGGGCGCTGGGGGAACCGTTTGATCCTTCCAGGATTGCCTTGTTTGAAAAATTATATGAAGCGCTTGCAGGCCAGGACTTTCCCTTCTATTACGATAAGAATGAAAGTACCAGGAGTTATCAAAACTTTGCCTTCTTCGAAAGCTATTTTTCAAACTATATCGAGGGTACCATGTTTGAAGTTGAGGAAGCTAAGCAGATCATCTTGACAGAAACTCCGCTTCCGGCACGAAATGAAGATTCGCACGACGTGCTCGGAACGTATAAACTGGTATCCAACCGGCAGGAAATGGCCGTTTGCCCGGCCTCGGCAGACGAACTGCTCCATTTGGTGAGGTACCGGCATAAATTGATGCTGGCTTCGCGTCCCAACAAAAATCCGGGCAAGTTCAAAGACAAAAATAACCGTGCCGGAAATACGGAATTTGTGGATCAAACCCTTGTTGCAGGAACACTAAAAAAAGGTTTTGACTGGTATAGTATGCTGCGGCATCCTTTTGCGAAATCCGCTTACATGATGTTTCTTATCAGCGAAGTCCACCCATTTCTTGACGGCAACGGCCGCGTTGCACGAGTTATGATGAACGCCGAGCTTTCGTCAAATAGCCTTTCAAAAATTATCGTGCCAACGGTTTACCGCGAAGATTATATGGGCGCGCTGCGATTGCTGACCAGGCGCGGAGAAACCGCTCCGTTTATTCGGATGATGCTCAGGCTGTATGCATTCAGTTCGACAGTTTACGGTGAAGCTAGCAATGCGATGGAGGTTTATCTGCGTTCGTGCGATGCTTTTATGGAGCCGCAGGAAGGTAAGTTAAAATTTCAGCTTCCTGGCCGTAATTGATCCTGATCAGACCTGTTTCATTTAACCCGTCGAGCGTCGTCGTTTCCTCGGCTATGCGGACATTCCGGACTCATTGACAACCTCGTTCCGATATAACAAACAACTGATTCCCCAAAGCTTTGATCCTATTAATTCGTTGATGGTCAACTCCGAATTTCCCGGCTATCCGCGCAAGGAGGTGTCCAAAGCGCGTGGAATTAGGTGTTCAAGGCGCCCGGCATCTCCAGTTTAAGCTCATTGAGTTGTTAAATGCAGCTCAATAAGACTATAAAATGAACTCTATTTTAGTTTGCTTTGAGCTCCATTAATGGTGGACATTCAGGAGTTATTTACCACCTCGTTCAGATACAGCAAACAACTGATTCGGCAACACTTTGATCCTGTTAATTTGTTGATGATTAATTCGGAATTTCCTGACTATCTGCATAACCAGGTTGTCCAAAGCGCACGGAAGGCTTCTCTGTGCCAAATTCAAATGCACCGAACTTTTCTTTTTATTACGCTATCGATTCTCACCTAAACAAAACGATTAGGCTTCCGCTGACCGAGCCTGCGGGGTACCCAGGGGGCGTGGTTTTTGTGCCGGTCAGATGATCCCGGGGGAAAGGCGCCCGGGATTTTTATTGCCGCGCAGGAGGGTGGGGGCTGCGCGTGGATCCCGCGGGATAAAAATACCGTGAAAACACGGGTTGACCGGTTGGGTGGCTTCTGCTTATCTTGCGCAATTAAACCTTGTTTATCATGCATACGATCGGGGAAAGAATACGTTTATTGCGGCTCGAACGGGGATGGAACCAGGAGTTTCTTGCCTCGCTGCTGCGGGTGTCGGTGCCTGCACTTTCCAAAATGGAGACGGGAATCACGGATCTGAATTTATCACGGCTGGATCAGCTGGCTGAAGTTTTCGGCCTTTCGATGGCCGGGCTGATGTCCCGCAATAGCGGCCGGGAAGGGGAATTGGGAGAGGAGGAGACGTTAAGGCGTTTGCTGGAACAGCGGGATGTGGAGTTGCTGGCCCTTCAGAAAAAGGTGATCGGGCTGCTGGAGGAGCTGAGGGAGGCCGTGGAGGGCTGAGTAGCCGCCTTTGTTTCAACCAGGGATCCTGTAAACCGGTGCCATAGCTTTGGTTGCCGGCAGTCTATCCAGTTAGACAGGGCGGAGAGCAGGAATTTGTTAAAAGAAATTCCGCTTTTCAGGATTTTGACGTACCTTGGGCTCATATAACAAATCCTGAACACTTACATGCTGAATAACCTTAAAGCTTAGCTGCTCGCTGGCAAAAGTCCATTAACCAACCTTGTCCATTGTCTAGATGTCAAAATCCTTAATTTATACTATTTTTTTTGGGCTGCTCATGCCGTTCGCTGTGCGGGCCCAGGCCCCGGATATATCCTATCCCGTACCGCCTAAGATCTTTATCGCTAAGCCCATGACGCCCCTTAAGGTGAGTAATGCCGGCGGAGCGGTTCCCGGACAGTTGTTTCCCCAGGTCAGCCTCCTGACACCGGTCAACAGCAACAGCCTGGCCATCCAGTACTTTGTACGTTTACCTTCGGGAGATATTTACGGTATCCAGTATGGGGCCATTTACCATATTAAGCCGGACGGCACTTATGACCTTTTCGCCGGCGGTTCCAGCTATGGCTACATGGACGGGCAGGGCACCGCTGCGGGCTTTGGCGAAATGGGCGGCATCACGAAAGACGGGCAGGGGAATTTATATGTCACGGACAATAACTACCGGGATGGACTGAATTCGAGGATACGAAAGATCACGCCGGGCGGCCTGGTCAGCACCTATGCGCAGGGATTACAGGGGCCACTCGGTATAGCGGCCGGCCAGGGCGGCGTGCTGTACGTTGCCGAGACTTCGGGAAAGATCATGAAGGTCGCCACCGACGGCACAGTCTCGCTGCTGGCCGGTAAGGGCAGCCCGGGGGCGGATGACGGTACCGGTGCGAATGCCTCGTTCGGTTACCCGGGAGGCATAACGACGGACCGCGCGGGTAATATTTTTATGGCTGATCAGCAAAACAACCGGATCCGGAAGATCACGCCGGATGGCGTGGTGACCACGGTCGCAGGATCGGACAAATATGGTAGCGATGACGGTGTCGGTACTGCGGCATCTTTTTCCAATCCGACGGCCGTGCAGGTCGACTCTAAAGGGAACCTGCTGGTTAGCGACGGGAACTCGCTTTTACGCCGCATCAGTGCCGGCGGTGTGGTCACGACCATTTCTCCAAACTTTTATGATAAGACGGGTCAGCCCGTATACAGTAACCTGCCGGGGCGGGTCATCATTGATGAAAATGACAATGTCATCGCCTGCGCTGCGGACGGCTTTTACCTGCTATCCATGCTGGGTTATAATATCGCTCCCCTGCTTCCGGCCGGCTTAACCTTCGGGGCGGACGGAACCATCAGCGGCACCCCGACGGCGCTTGCTGCCCCGGCGAACTATAAAATAACGGCATCGAACGCGCAGGGGATCAGTTCAGCGACGGTCAGCCTGGCCGTCGTTATCCCGCCGGACCCGCCGGTGATCACTTCATTCAGCCCCGATACGGCCTATCCGGGGGGCTCGATAACCATCACCGGGAACTATTTTACGGGGGTTACCAAAGTCACCATTGGCGGCAAGCAGGAGCCTTTTTATAATGTAACCCCAACCGCTATTACCGCGGATATTAATACGGGGACCCCTTCCGGCGAGGTAACCGTCACCACGCCTAACGGCACTGCGCGGCGGGCGGGGTTCACAATTTTTCCGCCGCCGGTCATCACTTCTTTTGCGCCGGTGACTGCCGGCAAAGGAGCGACCATAACGATCACGGGGACCGGGTTCAAAGGCGCTGTCCAGGTCATGATCGGGGGGCAATATGCTTCATTTAAGGTGATCTCCCCCACGCAGATCGACGCCGTGGTGGGCGACGGCGCTTCTGGCGACATCTTTGTCTACGGGCCGGGCGGGGAATCGACCGTTCCGGGCTTTACTTTTATCAGTCCGCCAGCTATTTCGTCCGTATCCCCTGCATCCGCAGGGGCGGGAGCGACTGTTACGATCAACGGGAGCAATTTCAGCAACGCCACTTCCGTAAAATTCGGCACGACCGCCGCAGGCTCCTTTACCGTGAATTCAGCGACGAAGATCACCGCCGTTGTTGCGGCGGGTTCGTCGGACGGTATTACCGTCAGCACCCCCGGCGGGACCGCAACTTTCAGCTCCTTCAGCTTTAAAGCCCCGCCGGTGATCACCGGCACCAGCACCATGAAAGGAGGGAACAACTCGGTGATCACGATCTATGGCACCAACCTGGATGGCGCTATCGTCACCATCGGAGGGGTTCCGGCGACGGTGACCGCTAATTATACCAACCAGATCTATGCCACCCTTGGCATCGGGGGCGCATCGGGCGATATCGTTGTTGTGACACCGGGCGGAACGGCCACCCTGCCGGGCTTTACCTGGATCGCTCCGCCGGCCATTGCCTCGTTCACACCGCAAACAGCTGCCGCGGGGGAAAAAATCAGTATAAAAGGCAGTAACCTGTCCGAGACCTCCGCGGTATCTTTCGGAGGTGTGTATGCGACATTTAAGGTGATATCGGACGGCGAAATCGAGGCTACCGTACCGGATGGTGCCGGCGGCGCCGTGATGGTAACTACCCCCGGCGGGTCCGCGGGGGTGCCCGGGTTTGTCTATAAAGGGCCTTCCATAAGTTCCTTCCTGCCTGTACAGGCAGGAAAGGGCCAGACGGTAACCATACAGGGAAGTAATTTCAACGGGGCGACCGGGGTTAGTTTTGGCGGTGTGCCCGCGACGTCGTTCCGGGTGATTTCGGCGACTCAGGTCAGCGCTGTCGTGGGCGCGGGCAGGTCGGGAAGCGTTACGGTGACTACGCCGTCCGGGTCGGGTTCGCTAGCCGGATTCCAGCATCCGGGCCCGTACATCCTGTCCTTCAGCCCGGCTTACGCGGGTGACCTCTATATAATGCCGGTAACGATCACCGGGAACAATTTCACCGGGGCAACTGCCGTCAGCTTCGGCGGCGTACCCGCTGCATCTTTTACGGTCATATCGGCGACTTCGATACAGGCCACACCCGCCAAAAGTGTATCCGGGGATGTCATGGTGACCACGCCGCTGGGCACCGACAGCAGACCCGGATTTACCTGGGCGCCGGTACCTGCGATCACATCGATCTCCCCCTCCTCGCAGGTTAGCGGCAGTATGGTAACGATCACCGGAACCGGTTTTGTTGGCGTGACCTCCGTCAGGTTCGGCGGCGTACCGGCGTTGTATTTCAGCGTGGTTTCCCCGACGACCCTGAACGCCACGGTCGGCAACGGCGCCAGCGGGGATGTGGTCGTTGTTACCGCAGGCGGCACGGCCACCCAAAGCGGCTTTACCTATGCGTCACCGACCATCCAGTCGTTCAGCCCGGTACTGGCAGCGGCAGGACAGACGGTCACGATCAACGGGACAAATCTCAGCGGGGTGCAATCGGTCAAATTCGGAAATGCAGAAGCGGCCTCTTTTTCGATCGTTTCATCCTCCAAAATAACTGCTGTGACGGGTACGGGGGCCAGCGGCAATGTCAGTGTTGCCGGTCCGGCGGGATCGGCTTCCGCTCCGGGTTTTACGTTTTTACCGCCACCCGTTATTTATGCGTTTACACCAAACGAGGGCGGAAAGGGAACCGAGATAACGATCAGCGGGGCAAACCTGACGGGCGCTTCCGTGGTTCTGGTCGGGGGGGTGGCCGCAACGATAACCGGCAGCGGGGACAGCCAGGTGAAGGCTAAGGCCGGTTCGGGGGCTTCGGGTAAGGTTTCGGTCAGGACCATCGCGGGCTTAGCGGAACTTGACGGTTTTACCTGGTATCCGGCGCCTGCGATCACTTCAGCCTCGCCGATGGCCGCCAACGCACAAACGCCGGTGGTGGTGACCGGTACCAATTTTGCGGCGATCACGCAAGTGCAGTTGGGCGGCTCGGTGGTGAACTTCAGTATCGATTCGTCTACGCAGATCACGATCGATCCTGCAAATGGCGCAAGCGGGGATATTACGATAACCGCTGCGGGCGGGACGGCTGTCCTGCCGGGGTTTACTTTTTTGGCTGCGCCGGCAATTACTTCGTTTACCTCGTCCGGCGAGGGTGCGAATGCAACGGTTACCCTGACCGGCAGTAACTTTACGGGGGTCACGGGGGTCCAGTTTGGCGGGGTGCCGGCAAAGTCCTTTTCGGTGGTGTCCACAACCAGTATAACCGCCCGGCCGGGTGCCGGGGC
Above is a window of Mucilaginibacter ginsenosidivorans DNA encoding:
- a CDS encoding Fic family protein, which produces MEKNPAHLQEILFGSSDKKESRQISLYVKNGTAKKIAPRLYTTNMADSPGSIIKRNWFRILAEQYPGAILSHRSALESRPTPDGHIFLTYTYTKNIPLPGLTIHFQKGVGRIEGDPGFFGELYMSQEARAYLENLQTSRGAEPPKTLTREQIEQRLETLIRSRGEEGLNELRDRARSIADELDMQKEFIKLNTLISALLATKPSKLLSSTVAKARALGEPFDPSRIALFEKLYEALAGQDFPFYYDKNESTRSYQNFAFFESYFSNYIEGTMFEVEEAKQIILTETPLPARNEDSHDVLGTYKLVSNRQEMAVCPASADELLHLVRYRHKLMLASRPNKNPGKFKDKNNRAGNTEFVDQTLVAGTLKKGFDWYSMLRHPFAKSAYMMFLISEVHPFLDGNGRVARVMMNAELSSNSLSKIIVPTVYREDYMGALRLLTRRGETAPFIRMMLRLYAFSSTVYGEASNAMEVYLRSCDAFMEPQEGKLKFQLPGRN
- a CDS encoding helix-turn-helix domain-containing protein — protein: MHTIGERIRLLRLERGWNQEFLASLLRVSVPALSKMETGITDLNLSRLDQLAEVFGLSMAGLMSRNSGREGELGEEETLRRLLEQRDVELLALQKKVIGLLEELREAVEG
- a CDS encoding IPT/TIG domain-containing protein → MSKSLIYTIFFGLLMPFAVRAQAPDISYPVPPKIFIAKPMTPLKVSNAGGAVPGQLFPQVSLLTPVNSNSLAIQYFVRLPSGDIYGIQYGAIYHIKPDGTYDLFAGGSSYGYMDGQGTAAGFGEMGGITKDGQGNLYVTDNNYRDGLNSRIRKITPGGLVSTYAQGLQGPLGIAAGQGGVLYVAETSGKIMKVATDGTVSLLAGKGSPGADDGTGANASFGYPGGITTDRAGNIFMADQQNNRIRKITPDGVVTTVAGSDKYGSDDGVGTAASFSNPTAVQVDSKGNLLVSDGNSLLRRISAGGVVTTISPNFYDKTGQPVYSNLPGRVIIDENDNVIACAADGFYLLSMLGYNIAPLLPAGLTFGADGTISGTPTALAAPANYKITASNAQGISSATVSLAVVIPPDPPVITSFSPDTAYPGGSITITGNYFTGVTKVTIGGKQEPFYNVTPTAITADINTGTPSGEVTVTTPNGTARRAGFTIFPPPVITSFAPVTAGKGATITITGTGFKGAVQVMIGGQYASFKVISPTQIDAVVGDGASGDIFVYGPGGESTVPGFTFISPPAISSVSPASAGAGATVTINGSNFSNATSVKFGTTAAGSFTVNSATKITAVVAAGSSDGITVSTPGGTATFSSFSFKAPPVITGTSTMKGGNNSVITIYGTNLDGAIVTIGGVPATVTANYTNQIYATLGIGGASGDIVVVTPGGTATLPGFTWIAPPAIASFTPQTAAAGEKISIKGSNLSETSAVSFGGVYATFKVISDGEIEATVPDGAGGAVMVTTPGGSAGVPGFVYKGPSISSFLPVQAGKGQTVTIQGSNFNGATGVSFGGVPATSFRVISATQVSAVVGAGRSGSVTVTTPSGSGSLAGFQHPGPYILSFSPAYAGDLYIMPVTITGNNFTGATAVSFGGVPAASFTVISATSIQATPAKSVSGDVMVTTPLGTDSRPGFTWAPVPAITSISPSSQVSGSMVTITGTGFVGVTSVRFGGVPALYFSVVSPTTLNATVGNGASGDVVVVTAGGTATQSGFTYASPTIQSFSPVLAAAGQTVTINGTNLSGVQSVKFGNAEAASFSIVSSSKITAVTGTGASGNVSVAGPAGSASAPGFTFLPPPVIYAFTPNEGGKGTEITISGANLTGASVVLVGGVAATITGSGDSQVKAKAGSGASGKVSVRTIAGLAELDGFTWYPAPAITSASPMAANAQTPVVVTGTNFAAITQVQLGGSVVNFSIDSSTQITIDPANGASGDITITAAGGTAVLPGFTFLAAPAITSFTSSGEGANATVTLTGSNFTGVTGVQFGGVPAKSFSVVSTTSITARPGAGATGKITVTASGGTAAIRGFLYLKPPSISSFSPASGPVGTSLQINGDNFNSVAAKNIVFFGPVRAQVTNASQTQLTVTVPAGANGLVWVLNTDKKLSANSNLPFIVTNNSGTAGFSNHLDLQFNGTPGRYAVEDFDLDGKPDLLVSKGDSLFILRYGSDPALSRSSFSQKIVLETQRGGASPAIGDVDGDGRMDIMFTSYPSIVLLHNISTADHIAFEQQVFENLNGTFDGMALRDMNSDGRPDLIVGSAETVYYPNTTSGGTISFGPQMYLANASSSSNMALAITDVDGDGKPDPINASSYRGMSIFHNNSVPGDLSADDFPLTYFTNSGTYYDASGIITADFDGDGKPDIVEDNFTGNQLIISRNIAVPGALSASSLDVPVAFSNSSMQYFMNAADMDGDGKIDLVAASNNAVYFARNQSVPGTIALAAPAPLVSNVGSDNLAYITTSDMDGDGRVDILLVDGQNGKLSIYHNGPAVVPEITSVSPLTAGPGIKVTIKGKHFDGTTSVKFGGKAAASFTVVSTESIEAVVGDGQTGRISVLTPNGEATFPGFIFARAPVITAAAAAADGSGLVTISGNYFTGAASVSIGGVAASSFTVKADSTITAVFTGVSGELSVTTPGGTGTLASVTVKANEVIRFPPVPAHTYGDADFGLDATSNNNGIPLAYTLDKPGVVSITGGQLHIITAGTVTVTVSQAGDGLNNAAKSVAQVINIRKRSLTVRAGDLVRPSGQPNPPFSLTYEGFVNGDNESKLGTLPAAGCVATALSPAGSYDIVVSGGTSDSYDFNYIKGILTVSPPQDNFKVAAGSVTCKGENNGSISITAVRASAYTAVLTGNGLSRNLDFSAAGSFDNLAPGTYTVCITDPSLANYQQCFDLVITEPADLSAYAVTDKSANTVTIALHGGAAYRIQLNGKSYATADNTITLPLEAGSNKLTVTTDKLCQGRIEQIINISGNQAPYPNPFENLLYVNIGEVPAQRAAFKIYSASTGALKLEKEYHAQSGVITLDVSGLDMGVYFIHVVVDSRETVYKIIKK